A portion of the Aphelocoma coerulescens isolate FSJ_1873_10779 chromosome 1, UR_Acoe_1.0, whole genome shotgun sequence genome contains these proteins:
- the SLC9A2 gene encoding sodium/hydrogen exchanger 2 yields MGSRRGPPRPAAPLLPVPALLPVLAALAAGAAEARATSEGQLPGATAMGTGTPPSPSGTAFEETRLHVFTLDYPHVQIPFEITLWILLASLAKIGFHLYHKLPSIVPESCLLILVGLLLGGIIFGAEEKSPPVMNSDVFFLYLLPPIVLDAGYFMPTRLFFENFGTIFWYAVVGTLWNAIGIGISLYGICQISAFGLTDITLLQNLLFGSLISAVDPVAVLAVFENIHVNEQLYILVFGESLLNDAITVVLYNLFKSFCQMRTIKVIDIFAGIANFFIVGIGGVLIGILLGFVAAFTTRFTHKIRVIEPLFVFLYSYLSYITAEMFHLSGIMAITACAMTMNKYVEENVSQKSYTTIKYFMKMLSSVSETLIFIFMGVSTVGKNHEWNWAFVSFTLLFCLIWRALGVFVLTQIINVFRTIPLTFKDQFIIAYGGLRGAICFSLVFLLPPTVFPRKKLFITAVIVVIFFTVFIQGITIRPLVEFLDVKRSNKKQPAVSEEIYNRFFDHVKTGIEDVCGHWGHNFWRDKFKKFDNKYLRRLLIRENQPKSSIVSLYKKLEIKHAIEMAESGMISKVPSSVSLSDYHEGKIKPLSPTEMENMREILTKNLYQIRHRTMSYNRHSLAADANEKQAKEILIRRRHSLRESLRKTNSLSRERPAAANTKRFLSLPKNTKLPEKLRVRNKTSSRVGDSSDSELDAATTVLNLRPRAGKILRDQRLRQQRPLPEFRVEWKNEVDGSQDGQREQQDPSTLPQPSIGFRQPLLTRPRFGTLSREDLTADHGSARPMPPPRLVRQASQGERQRNKPDNQPY; encoded by the exons ATGGGCAGCCGCCGCGgtcccccgcgccccgccgcgccTCTGCTGCCGGTGCCCGCGCTGCTGCCGGTGCTGGCGGCGCTGGCGGCCGGCGCGGCGGAGGCGCGGGCCACCTCGGAAGGGCAGCTGCCCGGTGCCACGGCGATGGGCACCGGCACCCCTCCGAGCCCCAGCGGCACCGCTTTCGAGGAGACGCGGCTTCACGTCTTCACCCTGGACTACCCCCACGTGCAAATCCCGTTCGAGATCACCCTCTGGATCCTGCTGGCCTCCCTCGCCAAGATCG GCTTTCATCTCTATCACAAGTTGCCCTCAATAGTACCTGAAAGCTGTCTCCTTATTCTGGTTGGATTGCTTCTTGGTGGGATTATTTTTGGAGCAGAGGAGAAGTCCCCACCTGTAATGAACAGTGACGTGTTTTTCTTGTATCTGTTACCACCCATTGTACTCGACGCTGGATATTTTATGCCAACTCGTCTGTTCTTTGAGAACTTTGGTACCATATTCTGGTATGCTGTGGTGGGTACACTCTGGAATGCCATCGGCATTGGAATTTCCCTTTATGGAATTTGCCAGATCAGTGCATTTGGTTTGACTGATATCACTTTGCTGCAGAATTTGCTCTTTGGCAGCCTCATTTCAGCTGTGGATCCCGTGGCGGTGTTAGCCGTCTTTGAAAATATCCATGTCAATGAGCAGCTTTATATCCTGGTGTTTGGAGAGTCTTTGCTGAATGATGCTATAACTGTG GTCCTGTACAATTTGTTCAAGTCTTTCTGCCAGATGCGCACAATTAAGGTTATTGACATATTCGCTGGGATTGCTAACTTCTTTATAGTGGGGATCGGTGGAGTATTGATTGGAATCCTTTTGGGATTTGTAGCAGCCTTTACCACCCGTTTCACCCATAAAATCCGAGTGATTGAGCCACTCTTTGTCTTCCTGTACAGTTACTTGTCATACATAACAGCTGAAATGTTTCATCTCTCGGGCATCATGGC GATTACAGCTTGTGCCATGACCATGAATAAATATGTGGAGGAAAATGTTTCTCAGAAATCCTACAcaacaataaaatatttcatgaaGATGCTGAGCAGTGTCAGTGAGACTTTGATCTTCATCTTCATGGGTGTGTCTACAGTTGGGAAGAACCATGAGTGGAACTGGGCCTTTGTTAGCTTCACCCTCCTCTTCTGTTTAATCTGGAGGGCACTGG gtGTTTTTGTTCTGACTCAGATCATTAATGTATTCCGGACAATACCTCTCACTTTTAAGGACCAATTTATTATCGCCTACGGAGGTCTTCGAGGAGCAATTTGTTTTTCGCTTGTATTTCTGCTTCCTCCTACTGTGTTTCCCAGGAAGAAGTTGTTCATCACTGCTGTTATCGTGGTGATATTCTTTACTGTTTTCATTCAG GGAATAACAATTCGCCCACTAGTGGAGTTTCTTGATGTCAAAAGGTCAAATAAAAAGCAGCCTGctgtcagtgaagaaatttaTAACAGG TTCTTTGACCACGTGAAGACTGGAATTGAAGATGTGTGTGGACACTGGGGTCACAACTTTTGGAGAGATAA GTTTAAAAAGTTCGACAATAAGTACCTGCGAAGACTCCTAATCCGTGAGAACCAGCCCAAATCCAGCATTGTTTCTTTATACAAGAAGCTAGAAATCAAGCATGCCATTGAGATGGCAGAGAGTGGAATGATAAGCAAGGTCCCATCATCAGTGTCTCTCAG TGACTATCATGAAGGAAAGATAAAGCCACTTTCTCCCACTGAAATGGAAAACATGCGAGAAATATTGACAAAGAATCTCTACCAAATACGACATCGA ACAATGTCCTACAACCGACATAGCCTGGCTGCAGATGCAAACGAAAAGCAGGCCAAAGAAATTCTGATCCGTCGCCGGCACAGCCTTAGGGAAAGcctgagaaaaacaaacagcctGTCAAGGGAAAGACCG GCTGCAGCAAATACAAAAAGATTCCTTTCACTTCCTAAGAACACTAAACTCCCAGAGAAACTACGAGTGCGAAATAAAACATCTTCCAGAG TGGGTGACAGCAGTGACTCAGAGTTGGATGCTGCTACCACAGTGCTCAATCTAAGACCTAGAGCAGGGAAAATCTTGAGAGACCAGAGACTGAGACAACAGAGACCACTCCCTGAGTTTAGGGTGGAGTGGAAGAATGAAGTTGATGGGAGCCAGGACGGACAAAGAGAGCAGCAGGACCCAAGCACCTTGCCTCAGCCATCCATTGGGTTCAGGCAGCCACTGCTGACAAGACCAAGATTTGGCACTTTGAGCAGGGAAGATTTGACTGCAGACCATGGGTCAGCAAGACCTATGCCACCACCACGGTTAGTTAGGCAGGCATCACAAGGGGAAAGGCAGAGAAATAAGCCTGATAACCAGCCGTACTGA